The DNA segment GTCTGATTGAGGTCTTTTCTGCTATTCAAGGGGAAGGACTGAATGTCGGGACACGTCAACTTTTTATTCGCTTTGCTTTTTGTGACTTACGTTGCCACTTTTGCGATAGCGCCCACACTTGGAATGCACCCCCTACTTGTCGGATCGAGCGATCGCCTGGATTGCGCGACTTTGAAATTCACTCAAATCCTGTCCCACTACCCATTTTAATGCAATGGGTTGAAAGGCAAAATTTACCTTGTCTACACGATAGCATTAGCTTAACTGGCGGCGAACCCCTTCTTCATGCAGCTTTCTTAAAAGTATTTTTGCCCCAAGTGCGATCGCTTACTAATTTACCTATATATCTGGAGTCTGGGGGTCATCGCCCTCAACAGTTGGCAATGATTTTACCCTACCTAGATTCTGTAGGCATGGATTTAAAACTGCCCAGTGTGAGTGGTGAAAGTCTCTGGCAAGAACACACGGAATTTTTACAATTATGCTTTAATTCACATTTAGAAGTTTTTGTCAAGGTAATTATTTCTGATCATACAGATCCAGCCGAGTTGGAACGTGCAGCAGCAATGGTGGCAGATGTCAGCCCAGATATCCCTGTATTTTTACAACCTGTGACACCTTTACCAGCCTCTGAACAACTTACTAAAACGCCTGTACTAGCACCTGCTCCCGAAAAAGTCTTAATATGGCAAGCTTTAATGAAGCAGTTTCTACCACAGGTTCGGGTTATCCCTCAAACTCATAAAATGTTAAATCAACTGTAATGAACCCTGCACTACAGTCGTGCAATGGTAGTTAAATATTTTTTGGGGTGGGTATCTCCCACCCCACCTACTGACTGCATTCTACAGTCCAGGTTCATCTGTAGTCCTAGATTTAGTTTTGGCTTTGTTAGCACTGCGTTTGAGTGCCGAAAGTCGTGCCTCATAGCGAGACCGTTGGCGCTTGCTAGGTGTATTATCAATCATAGTTTTTAAGGCACTACCCAGACTCTTGTAGGCGTTAGGGAGACTATAACCAAAGCGAGTTGCTAGCGCGATCGCTTTCTCGTCAGCAACCAGCAATTCTCTGATTTGTTTTTCCCCATTATTTTTTTGATACAATCGCCAGCCGGAGACACCACATAGTGCCAAAGCTAAGACCAGCAATAATCCATCTTGTACCCACAATTCGCCGACAGCACCACCTAACCCAATAGCTAATGCGGCCATTTCCCAGCCATCTTTGGGAATAGTATCATTTTGAATGCGAGCAACTTCATGCCAAAATAGCAAATTACGCTGATCCATTGCGAGAGCATCCCATTTCACCAAGTCAATTTGAATTTCTACTTGGTCTTTACCAATTTCTTCGCAGCGGATCATCGGGGGATTAACCTCGGTCGTACCTTCAACCGTGACCCAACTCTGCAATTCTGGCGGTAGTAAGCCTTTTAACCGCCGGAGTTCACTCATTTCCGCCTTGGCAAAGGAGGTTGCGTAGGATGTCATAAAATCCAGCCCTAGAAAACTTCAGTATATAGTGAGGGTATCACTTTGGAGTATAGCTATTTCAGTGATGATTCGCCTCACTCGTGGGGAAAACTTCCCCTGCCTCTGCGGTAACCAGAGTGGGGATCGAGGTGAATGTATGTGAAGCGAATCGCAGCAGCTTTGTTTGATACTATCCCCATTCTTGACCAAATCTTCATAAGTCCATGCCACTTATCCGGCAACAGAGGAAAATAGACCATGAATACAAACTGCTCTAGCCTGGCGGCACGATTTCTGATACCTCTGCTTAATTCGTAAATTTATGCCAACTTAACTAAGTTTTTACTTATGTATTTACTGGATCTAAAATTTACCTGTAAGATATCAAAATAATCAAGCAATACTTTTATTACCCCAGGCTCTAACAGAAACTTTTTGCATCTTTAAGATATCCATATAAATCAGGTTGAAAATTTACACTATGTTTTTATACTCTTCATAAACCGCTGTTAATTATTGTTTACAATGTCTTTGACACATAACTGCTCAGGATTCTACTGAGGTAAAATCGAAAATATACATTTAACACCAGAAAAATATCACAACACGTACAACTAGCTTACTTAAGTAGCCAAGAGAAAATTTACTGAATCTTTAATGAAAACTCCTGTTATTAGCGAAACTCTAACGAGAAAATTAAATATAGGAGCATCAAACACGGAAACAGTGATTTTCTCCAAAATATTTTCATTAACCATAAAAACCAGGAAACTTCTGAATAATTTTTTATGCGTATTTTAATTTACTCTTACAACTACTATCCAGAACCAATTGGCATCGCCCCTTTGATGACAGAATTAGCAGAGGGACTAGCCAAGCGTGGACATCAAGTGCGCGTCATCACTGCTATGCCTAACTATCCTGAACGTCAAGTTTACGAGGGTTACCGGGGTAAGTTGTATTTGAATGAATACAAAAACGATGTTCAAATCCAACGCAGTTATATCTGGATTCGTCCACAACCCAATCTGTTAGATAGAGTCTTGTTAGATGCTAGTTTTGTGGTGACTAGCTTTTTACCAGCCCTGTTTGGCTGGCGACCAGATGTTATTCTCTCAACATCGCCATCATTACCTGTTTGTGTGCCAGCAGCCCTTTTAGGATGGTTACGCGCCTGCCCTGTAGTGTTGAATCTTCAAGATATTTTACCTGAGGCAGCGATTCATGTCGGACTGCTAAAAAATAAATTACTGATCAAGATATTTACTGCATTAGAAAAATTTGCTTATCACACAGCCTCCAAAATTAGCGTGATTGCCGATGGATTTGTCGAAAATTTGGTATCGAAGGGTGTACCACCTGAGAAAATAGAGCAGATTCCTAACTGGGTTGACGTGAATTTTATTCGTCCCTTTTCCCCAGAAAATAATCCTTTTCGTGCGACACATAACCTGAATGGCAAATTTGTAGCGCTATATTCTGGAAACATTGGATTAACACAAGGTTTAGAAACTGTTGTGAAAGCCGCTTCCCAGTTGCGCCACGTTCAAGATATTGCCTTTGTGATTGTGGGTGAGGCTAAAGGTTTGCAGCGATTACAAAAGTATTGTTTAAACTACGGCGCAGATAACGTTTTACTGTTGCCATTTCAACCCCGCAAACAATTGCCACAAATGTTAGCAGCTGCGGATGTTGGTTTGGTAGTGCAGAAGAAAAATGTGGTGTCTTTCAATATGCCATCGAAAATTCAATCGCTACTTGCCAGTGGTAAAGCATTAGTTGCATCTGTACCCGAAAGTGGCACAGCCGCAAAAGCTGTTAGACAAAGTGGTGGGGGAGTTATTGTGCCTCCAGAAGATTCTCAAGCTTTAGCAAGCGCCATTTTAGATTTATACAACCACCCCGAAAAGGTGAAAGATTTAGGTGTTCACAGTCGTCAATATGCTATAGAGCAATATGCCTTTGAGCAAGCCTTAAATCATTATGAAGATTTATTTGACTCAGTGATCGCAAATCGTCAAGGAATTGAGTCTCCAATAGTGACAAAGCAGGAAGTTTGACAATCTTCTGAGTGCAAAATCTCATTAGCGCTCATTTTTATAAAAAATCAGGATATTCTTGGTTCCATAATTCCGATTGGTTTCTAGATTCCTTGTCCTATCTCAACCAAAAGTGGTCAATGCATATATAGCGATGTAGGGAAATACCTAGAATTATAGATCAAGATTGAGGATCAGGTGACTGGGATAGCCGAATGTCTCAGCACCCATATTCGCTATAACTTTTGATATCACCCCATAGACACCTGTTTTTTTGTTAGTATTCAAAAAAACCAACACATACACTTGCGATTGAATTTTTTTGGTTTGTAAGTAAGTGATTGGAAAAAATTGTAACACAAGGGATAAAACACCTGAGGTTTAATGTCTGATTATTTCCAAGGAAATTTCCCATTACAGTCTGTCTCAGAGATCAAGAGTGCGCTTAGAGGACTAGAGTCCCAGACCAAAGAGGTGAGTGATAATTTAGCTTTGACTGTCGCCGAAGCAGCTTTAGACCGCAAAGCGGATGATATCTTAGTACTTAAGGTAACAGATGTATCTTATCTGGCAGATTATTTTGTGATCATGACTGGCTACTCTAGGGTACAGGTCAGAGCGATCGCTGAATCAGTTGAAGCTAAGGTACAAACTGATTGGCAACGGCGACCCTTGCAAACAGAAGGCAAAGCCGATAGTAGTTGGGTGCTGCTAGATTATGGCGAAGTGATTGTTCACATCATGATGCCCACAGAGAGAGAATTTTATAATTTAGAAGCATTCTGGGTTCATGCAGAACGCATTTCTCTGAAAAATTCCGATGAGGGCGGGGGTAAGCCACAATGATTAGGCCTTCGGTTTCTAATTGTCCAGTTCCGACAGACCAACAACCTCTGAATGAATACGAAGAGTTAAAAACTTCCTGGCTATTTTGTGATTGCATCTTAGATTGGCGCGACTACATCACGAAAATGCTTTGGATTTGGAGTTTATCGTGGTTGGTAGCCGGTCCCATAGCAGCAGCTAGTTTTCCCCCACACAAGCAACTCACCCATTTCATCCTCAGTGGTGCAGCCGGGGCGAGTGTCGGGGTAATTTTGGTACTAGTACGGTTGTTCTTGGGCTGGCTTTATGTACGCGATCGCCTCTACAATCCCACCGTATTTTATGAAGAGTCAGGTTGGTACGATGGCCAAACTTGGACGAAGCCGCAGGAAGTAATCATGCGCGATCGCCTAATTGTGTCATACGAAATCAAACCCATTCTCCAGAGGTTAAAATTTACCTCTGCTGCCTTGGCGGGAATGTTTCTTATTGGTACTATAGTTTGGCAATTGTCATAAATCCTCATTGGTGATTAGTCATTAAATTACTAAACACCAA comes from the Nodularia sp. NIES-3585 genome and includes:
- the rsfS gene encoding ribosome silencing factor encodes the protein MSDYFQGNFPLQSVSEIKSALRGLESQTKEVSDNLALTVAEAALDRKADDILVLKVTDVSYLADYFVIMTGYSRVQVRAIAESVEAKVQTDWQRRPLQTEGKADSSWVLLDYGEVIVHIMMPTEREFYNLEAFWVHAERISLKNSDEGGGKPQ
- a CDS encoding CGLD27 family protein: MIRPSVSNCPVPTDQQPLNEYEELKTSWLFCDCILDWRDYITKMLWIWSLSWLVAGPIAAASFPPHKQLTHFILSGAAGASVGVILVLVRLFLGWLYVRDRLYNPTVFYEESGWYDGQTWTKPQEVIMRDRLIVSYEIKPILQRLKFTSAALAGMFLIGTIVWQLS
- a CDS encoding DUF3318 domain-containing protein; translated protein: MTSYATSFAKAEMSELRRLKGLLPPELQSWVTVEGTTEVNPPMIRCEEIGKDQVEIQIDLVKWDALAMDQRNLLFWHEVARIQNDTIPKDGWEMAALAIGLGGAVGELWVQDGLLLVLALALCGVSGWRLYQKNNGEKQIRELLVADEKAIALATRFGYSLPNAYKSLGSALKTMIDNTPSKRQRSRYEARLSALKRSANKAKTKSRTTDEPGL
- a CDS encoding glycosyltransferase family 4 protein, translating into MRILIYSYNYYPEPIGIAPLMTELAEGLAKRGHQVRVITAMPNYPERQVYEGYRGKLYLNEYKNDVQIQRSYIWIRPQPNLLDRVLLDASFVVTSFLPALFGWRPDVILSTSPSLPVCVPAALLGWLRACPVVLNLQDILPEAAIHVGLLKNKLLIKIFTALEKFAYHTASKISVIADGFVENLVSKGVPPEKIEQIPNWVDVNFIRPFSPENNPFRATHNLNGKFVALYSGNIGLTQGLETVVKAASQLRHVQDIAFVIVGEAKGLQRLQKYCLNYGADNVLLLPFQPRKQLPQMLAAADVGLVVQKKNVVSFNMPSKIQSLLASGKALVASVPESGTAAKAVRQSGGGVIVPPEDSQALASAILDLYNHPEKVKDLGVHSRQYAIEQYAFEQALNHYEDLFDSVIANRQGIESPIVTKQEV
- a CDS encoding 7-carboxy-7-deazaguanine synthase QueE, coding for MTVKTTVQPTARLIEVFSAIQGEGLNVGTRQLFIRFAFCDLRCHFCDSAHTWNAPPTCRIERSPGLRDFEIHSNPVPLPILMQWVERQNLPCLHDSISLTGGEPLLHAAFLKVFLPQVRSLTNLPIYLESGGHRPQQLAMILPYLDSVGMDLKLPSVSGESLWQEHTEFLQLCFNSHLEVFVKVIISDHTDPAELERAAAMVADVSPDIPVFLQPVTPLPASEQLTKTPVLAPAPEKVLIWQALMKQFLPQVRVIPQTHKMLNQL